A genomic region of Janthinobacterium lividum contains the following coding sequences:
- a CDS encoding LamG-like jellyroll fold domain-containing protein, whose product MPYIKVINGVMQEFNAAGVNTGKVSGIGLNAHAYLEHRNWSVTAPLTPDVKNPDYSTDFPYLAANGFKYLQVMLAPFNGEDGGWNWGEVVGKPNFATDNTLTALNIKPEYWAAIQALLDCALANGIGIIACPFWNPYAVPQLVGEAGPAGAKKDEQAAAARVALANPQSKTRRYMRAFAQAFAQHYSNHAGIAAWMAAQELMGVTDMSLSVCREIIQETAQLLRDNDGLARMISSGNAGIAHTSPRQGSLQQYVTETLPLMNPDPVDCLCENLFLGNEYVSSALDNSADLPADFVSSSLAYLQVMQRAAKALGKPYYLGSFCLSEKQEQALQDTERQDNLHALLSAIRRTGVQLACYWDWNGGKPMADAGLNLVETPAYSNGRKAVWDALRGDDAVRQAPPTPCFGVKKTLQFQPGLLLTVPSSVRYESADFSLSYCIRQQAFSTMVGRGGAFVARQANLKGWTLLTQDIQTFLFLRNSAGAGFNNNGHGVNVDSANRWFRCTYTVKHDGSISLYVDDFLMSQGNKMATPFVQASGAPLVIGRTVDALEQGAPAWQLSDVILYDRVLTPKEVYDYGQYGIVHRPVGRWKLDGNLEDSSGFGNHASTAGGLTYVNV is encoded by the coding sequence ATGCCGTACATCAAAGTTATCAATGGAGTCATGCAAGAGTTCAACGCCGCCGGCGTCAACACGGGCAAGGTCAGCGGCATCGGCCTCAATGCGCACGCGTATCTGGAGCACCGCAACTGGAGCGTTACCGCACCTCTGACGCCGGACGTGAAGAATCCTGATTACAGCACGGATTTTCCCTATCTTGCCGCCAACGGCTTCAAGTACCTCCAGGTGATGCTGGCGCCTTTCAACGGCGAGGATGGCGGTTGGAACTGGGGCGAGGTCGTTGGCAAGCCCAATTTCGCCACCGACAACACGCTGACCGCGCTCAATATCAAGCCTGAATACTGGGCCGCGATCCAGGCGCTGCTCGATTGCGCGCTGGCCAATGGCATCGGCATCATCGCCTGCCCATTCTGGAATCCCTACGCCGTGCCGCAATTGGTGGGCGAGGCGGGCCCTGCGGGCGCTAAAAAAGACGAGCAGGCCGCCGCCGCGCGCGTCGCACTGGCCAATCCGCAGTCGAAAACACGCCGCTACATGCGTGCCTTTGCGCAGGCTTTTGCGCAGCACTACAGCAACCATGCCGGCATCGCCGCCTGGATGGCTGCGCAGGAACTGATGGGCGTGACGGACATGAGCTTGAGCGTTTGCCGGGAAATCATCCAGGAGACGGCGCAATTGCTGCGTGACAACGATGGCCTGGCGCGCATGATTTCTTCCGGTAACGCGGGCATTGCCCATACTTCGCCCCGGCAAGGCTCGTTGCAGCAATACGTCACGGAAACCTTGCCATTGATGAATCCGGACCCGGTCGACTGTCTTTGTGAAAACCTGTTTCTGGGTAATGAATATGTGAGCAGCGCCCTGGACAACAGCGCGGATCTGCCGGCCGACTTCGTCTCGTCTTCGCTCGCTTACCTGCAAGTGATGCAGCGCGCGGCCAAGGCCTTGGGCAAGCCGTATTATCTTGGCAGCTTTTGCCTGTCGGAAAAGCAGGAGCAGGCGTTGCAAGATACCGAACGGCAAGACAACTTGCACGCCTTGCTGAGCGCCATACGCCGTACGGGCGTGCAACTGGCATGCTATTGGGACTGGAACGGCGGCAAGCCCATGGCAGACGCCGGTCTGAACCTAGTGGAAACACCCGCCTACAGCAACGGACGCAAGGCCGTCTGGGACGCCTTGCGCGGCGACGACGCCGTCCGTCAGGCGCCGCCCACGCCTTGCTTCGGCGTCAAGAAAACCTTGCAGTTCCAGCCGGGCCTCCTGCTTACCGTGCCGTCATCCGTGCGCTACGAGAGCGCCGATTTTTCGCTGTCGTATTGCATCCGGCAACAGGCATTTTCCACGATGGTGGGCCGGGGCGGGGCGTTTGTCGCGCGCCAGGCGAACCTGAAAGGATGGACGCTGCTGACGCAGGATATCCAGACGTTCCTGTTCCTGCGCAACAGTGCCGGTGCTGGCTTCAATAACAATGGTCACGGCGTGAACGTGGATAGCGCCAACCGCTGGTTTCGCTGCACCTACACCGTCAAGCATGATGGTTCCATCAGCCTGTATGTCGATGATTTCCTGATGTCGCAGGGCAACAAGATGGCGACGCCATTCGTGCAGGCCAGCGGCGCGCCCCTGGTGATCGGCCGCACCGTGGATGCGCTGGAGCAGGGCGCGCCCGCCTGGCAGTTGTCGGACGTCATCCTGTACGACCGCGTGCTGACGCCCAAGGAAGTGTATGACTATGGCCAGTATGGCATCGTGCACCGGCCCGTGGGACGCTGGAAGCTCGACGGCAACCTGGAGGACAGCTCCGGCTTCGGCAATCACGCCAGCACGGCGGGCGGGTTGACGTACGTCAACGTCTGA
- the radC gene encoding RadC family protein, with translation MGIKDWPAGERPRERLIEDGAQSLSDAELLAVFLRTGVRGKSAVELARDTVEHFGSLRGLFGASLVSFSAVHGMGSAKFAQLQAVLELARRAIIEDLQAGQALNSPHAVKDYLRLTLGHLAHEAFHVLFLDVKNRLITTQEMFRGTLTHTSVYPREVVKQALLHNAASVMLAHNHPSGTPEPSESDLLLTRALVQALSLVDVRILDHFVVAGRQVHSFSEHGQI, from the coding sequence ATGGGCATCAAGGATTGGCCGGCCGGCGAACGGCCGCGCGAGCGCCTGATCGAGGATGGCGCGCAGTCGCTGTCGGACGCGGAATTGCTGGCCGTCTTCCTGCGCACGGGCGTGCGCGGCAAGAGCGCCGTGGAACTGGCGCGCGACACGGTCGAGCACTTCGGCTCGCTGCGGGGTCTATTCGGCGCCAGCCTCGTGAGTTTTTCCGCCGTGCACGGCATGGGCAGCGCCAAGTTTGCCCAGTTGCAAGCCGTGCTGGAACTGGCGCGGCGCGCCATCATCGAAGACTTGCAGGCGGGCCAGGCCCTCAATTCGCCGCACGCCGTGAAAGACTATTTGCGCCTGACCCTGGGCCACCTGGCGCATGAAGCGTTCCACGTGTTGTTTTTGGACGTCAAGAACCGCCTGATCACCACCCAGGAAATGTTTCGTGGCACCCTCACCCACACCAGCGTGTATCCGCGTGAAGTGGTAAAGCAGGCCCTGCTGCACAACGCGGCCAGCGTCATGCTGGCGCACAACCACCCGTCCGGCACGCCCGAACCCAGCGAATCGGATCTGTTGCTGACGCGCGCGCTGGTGCAAGCGTTGTCGCTGGTGGACGTGCGCATCCTCGACCATTTCGTCGTGGCCGGGCGGCAAGTACATTCCTTCTCGGAACACGGCCAGATCTAG
- the rpmB gene encoding 50S ribosomal protein L28 codes for MARVCQVTGKKPMVGNNVSHANNKTKRRFLPNLQNRRIFVESENRWVSLRLSNAGLRVIDKVGIDAVLVDMRARGEKV; via the coding sequence ATGGCACGTGTTTGCCAAGTCACTGGGAAGAAGCCGATGGTCGGCAACAATGTTTCCCATGCAAACAACAAAACCAAACGTCGTTTTTTGCCTAACTTGCAGAATCGTCGTATTTTTGTTGAATCTGAAAACCGCTGGGTCTCCCTGCGTTTGTCCAACGCCGGTCTGCGCGTCATCGATAAAGTCGGCATCGACGCCGTATTGGTCGATATGCGCGCTCGTGGCGAAAAAGTCTAA
- the rpmG gene encoding 50S ribosomal protein L33, with protein sequence MAKSGRDKIKLESTAGTGHFYTTTKNKRTTPAKMEIMKFDPKARKHVTYKETKIK encoded by the coding sequence ATGGCAAAATCAGGCCGCGACAAAATCAAGTTAGAATCGACCGCCGGTACGGGTCACTTCTACACGACCACCAAAAACAAGCGTACGACGCCTGCGAAAATGGAGATCATGAAATTCGATCCTAAAGCACGCAAGCACGTAACGTACAAAGAAACCAAAATCAAGTAA
- a CDS encoding fatty acid desaturase → MATGITDLSAWQVFLYTMVVTHITIASVTIYLHRHQAHRALELHAIPSHFFRFWLWLTTGQVTKEWAAIHRKHHAKCDTEEDPHSPVTRGIKKVFWEGAELYRAESKNMETMAKYGHGTPTDWIERNLYTKYSWLGVVSLFVINFILFGVIGISVWAVQMMWIPITAAGIINGIGHYWGYRNYDCADAATNIIPFGILIGGEELHNNHHTYATSAKLSSKWYEIDIGWAYIRALEMLGLAKVKKLAPEPKFSHGKLEADFETLQSVIANRYDVMAKYAKSIKHAWKEELEHLKHKAELEKRFLKSSRKLMQREPGKLADAHHEQLSELFQHSKALETMHHMRVELGAIWERSHFTREQLLQKLQDWCTRAEASGIKSLQDFSLRLRSYA, encoded by the coding sequence ATGGCAACTGGCATTACCGATCTGTCCGCATGGCAAGTTTTCCTGTACACCATGGTGGTCACGCATATCACGATCGCCAGCGTCACGATTTACCTGCACCGCCACCAGGCCCACCGGGCGCTGGAGTTGCACGCCATCCCTAGCCATTTCTTCCGTTTCTGGCTGTGGCTGACGACGGGCCAGGTGACCAAGGAATGGGCGGCCATCCACCGCAAGCACCACGCCAAATGCGATACGGAAGAAGATCCGCACAGCCCCGTGACGCGCGGCATCAAGAAAGTCTTCTGGGAAGGCGCCGAGCTGTACCGCGCTGAATCGAAGAACATGGAAACCATGGCCAAGTACGGCCATGGCACGCCGACGGACTGGATCGAGCGCAACCTGTACACCAAATACAGCTGGCTGGGCGTGGTGTCCCTGTTCGTCATCAATTTCATCTTGTTCGGCGTGATCGGCATTTCCGTGTGGGCCGTGCAAATGATGTGGATCCCGATCACGGCGGCCGGCATCATCAACGGCATTGGCCACTACTGGGGCTACCGCAACTACGACTGCGCGGACGCGGCCACCAACATCATTCCGTTCGGTATCCTGATCGGCGGCGAAGAGTTGCACAACAATCACCATACATATGCGACGTCGGCCAAGCTGTCGTCGAAATGGTATGAAATCGATATCGGCTGGGCGTATATCCGCGCGCTGGAAATGTTGGGCCTGGCGAAGGTGAAAAAGCTGGCGCCGGAGCCGAAGTTCTCGCACGGCAAGCTGGAAGCGGATTTCGAGACCTTGCAGTCCGTCATCGCCAACCGCTACGACGTGATGGCCAAGTATGCGAAATCGATCAAGCATGCCTGGAAGGAGGAGCTGGAACACCTGAAGCACAAGGCCGAGCTGGAAAAGCGCTTCCTGAAATCGTCGCGCAAGCTGATGCAGCGCGAGCCGGGCAAGCTGGCCGATGCGCACCATGAGCAGTTGTCGGAGTTGTTCCAGCACAGCAAGGCGCTGGAAACCATGCACCACATGCGCGTGGAGCTGGGCGCCATCTGGGAACGTTCGCACTTTACGCGTGAGCAATTGCTGCAAAAGCTGCAAGACTGGTGCACGCGCGCCGAAGCGTCTGGCATCAAGTCGCTGCAAGATTTCTCCTTGCGCCTGCGCAGCTATGCCTGA
- a CDS encoding mechanosensitive ion channel family protein encodes MNETPLLNLITDFVDDFRQPAILWQALVIVACLALSWLLVRQLRVFLHQRAEAAATPATPETLQRTDSFIRILTPVLAAMLLGIAQHFLAKFQSVNLLSIAIPLCTSMALVRFGFYVLRRIFARHGDISPTMLLLEKIFTVVVWAGMALYITGLWPELHTFLESIVVPLGRNKVSVAAILQAAISVAVLLVLAMWAGTSLDERLMKMQGLHTSLRVVMSRMGRAVLILVSVLVSLSLVGIDLTVLSVFGGAFGVALGFGLQKIAANFVSGFIILLDRSLTIGDMITVGQFTGKVTQINTRYTVLLGGDGVESIVPNEMLISGGVQNMSLSNRMVWLSTAVSVGYETDLDVIFPLLEAATAKVPRVSQSNPPSATLVRFGADGLDVQIGFWIADPENGTGGVKSNVNRAIWRTLQEHKVTVPFPQRELRIVGTPPAPLASAAEGESAPSGTQP; translated from the coding sequence ATGAACGAAACCCCGCTGCTCAACCTGATCACTGACTTTGTCGACGATTTCCGTCAACCGGCCATCCTGTGGCAGGCGCTGGTCATCGTCGCCTGCCTGGCGCTGAGCTGGCTGCTGGTGCGGCAGTTGCGCGTGTTCCTGCACCAGCGCGCGGAAGCGGCCGCCACGCCGGCCACGCCGGAAACCTTGCAGCGCACCGATAGTTTCATCCGCATCCTCACGCCCGTGCTGGCGGCCATGCTGCTGGGCATTGCGCAGCATTTCCTCGCCAAGTTCCAGTCGGTCAATCTGCTCAGCATTGCCATCCCCCTGTGCACCTCGATGGCGCTGGTGCGCTTCGGTTTTTATGTGCTGCGCCGCATTTTTGCCCGCCATGGCGACATCAGTCCCACCATGCTGCTGCTGGAAAAGATATTTACAGTCGTGGTGTGGGCCGGCATGGCCCTGTACATCACGGGCCTGTGGCCGGAATTGCATACCTTCCTGGAAAGCATCGTCGTGCCGCTGGGACGCAACAAGGTGTCCGTGGCTGCCATCTTGCAAGCCGCTATTTCCGTGGCCGTGCTGCTGGTGCTGGCCATGTGGGCCGGCACCTCGCTCGACGAGCGCCTGATGAAAATGCAGGGCCTGCACACTTCCTTGCGCGTGGTGATGTCGCGCATGGGCCGCGCCGTGCTGATCCTCGTTTCCGTGCTGGTCAGCCTGTCGCTGGTGGGCATCGACCTGACGGTGCTGTCCGTGTTTGGCGGCGCCTTCGGCGTGGCGCTGGGCTTTGGCTTGCAAAAGATCGCCGCGAACTTCGTGTCCGGCTTCATCATCCTGCTGGACCGCAGCCTCACCATCGGCGACATGATCACGGTGGGCCAGTTCACGGGCAAGGTCACGCAAATCAATACGCGCTATACTGTGTTATTGGGTGGCGATGGCGTTGAATCCATCGTGCCGAATGAAATGCTGATTTCCGGCGGCGTGCAGAACATGTCGCTGAGCAACCGCATGGTCTGGCTGTCGACGGCCGTGTCGGTGGGCTATGAAACGGATCTAGATGTCATCTTCCCCTTGCTGGAAGCGGCGACGGCCAAGGTGCCGCGTGTGTCGCAAAGCAATCCGCCATCGGCCACCCTCGTGCGTTTCGGCGCCGACGGCCTCGATGTGCAGATCGGCTTCTGGATCGCGGACCCGGAAAACGGCACCGGCGGCGTGAAGTCGAATGTGAACCGCGCCATCTGGCGCACCTTGCAGGAACATAAGGTCACTGTACCGTTTCCGCAACGCGAATTGCGTATTGTTGGTACGCCTCCTGCCCCGCTCGCCAGCGCGGCAGAGGGTGAGTCCGCCCCATCCGGCACCCAGCCTTAA
- a CDS encoding RsmB/NOP family class I SAM-dependent RNA methyltransferase, with translation MRLPPAILANAEEVLREILRFTAPADTTLSRYFRDHPRLGSRERGAIAEGIYAVLRNKSFFTDFAEAGSGPTMRRLTILGLAEAVGADSLGGLTEEEVEWLERITQIDRSLMPSNMRANMPTWLFDKLIAQFGEAETMKLADALNAPAPLDLRVNSLKATREDVMLALAEAPILSTPTPFAPLGLRVIKKPSLQNLPLFQSGAIEVQDEGSQILSQIVGAKRGEMVVDFCAGAGGKTLALGALMRNTGRLYAFDVSEKRLAKLKPRMARSGLSNVHPVQIAHERDAKIKRLAGKIDRVLVDAPCSGLGTLRRNPDVKWRQQPNSIVELQAKQAAILAGAARLVKGGGRLVYATCSFLNEENDFIAEQFLAAHPDFTLVPMSKVLAEQKIELEMGDYLKLLPHLHQTDGFFAAVFERKVMPKKVYADEKPADDVDAEPAE, from the coding sequence ATGAGATTGCCACCAGCGATACTTGCCAATGCTGAAGAAGTATTGCGCGAAATTTTACGTTTCACGGCCCCGGCCGACACCACCCTGTCGCGCTATTTCCGCGACCATCCGCGCCTCGGTTCGCGCGAACGCGGCGCCATCGCCGAAGGCATTTATGCCGTGCTGCGCAACAAATCGTTCTTCACGGACTTCGCCGAAGCGGGCAGTGGCCCGACCATGCGCCGCCTGACCATCCTCGGCCTGGCCGAAGCCGTCGGGGCGGACTCCCTGGGCGGCCTGACGGAAGAAGAAGTGGAATGGCTGGAACGCATCACGCAGATCGACCGCAGCCTGATGCCGTCGAATATGCGCGCCAACATGCCGACCTGGCTGTTCGACAAGCTGATCGCCCAGTTCGGCGAAGCGGAAACCATGAAGCTGGCCGATGCGCTGAACGCGCCGGCGCCGCTGGACTTGCGCGTGAACTCGCTCAAGGCCACGCGTGAGGACGTGATGCTGGCCCTGGCCGAAGCGCCTATCCTCAGCACGCCGACGCCGTTTGCGCCGCTGGGCTTGCGCGTGATCAAGAAGCCATCGTTGCAAAACCTGCCATTGTTCCAGAGCGGCGCCATCGAAGTGCAGGATGAAGGCAGCCAGATCCTGTCGCAGATCGTCGGCGCCAAGCGCGGCGAGATGGTCGTCGATTTCTGTGCCGGCGCGGGTGGCAAGACCCTCGCATTGGGTGCGCTGATGCGCAACACGGGCCGTCTGTACGCTTTCGACGTGTCGGAAAAGCGTTTGGCCAAGCTGAAGCCGCGCATGGCCCGCAGCGGCCTGTCGAACGTGCATCCGGTGCAGATCGCGCATGAGCGCGATGCCAAGATCAAGCGCCTGGCCGGCAAGATCGACCGCGTGCTGGTCGATGCGCCATGCAGCGGCCTGGGCACCCTGCGCCGCAATCCGGACGTGAAATGGCGCCAGCAGCCGAACTCGATCGTGGAATTGCAAGCCAAGCAGGCTGCCATCCTGGCCGGCGCGGCGCGCCTGGTCAAGGGCGGCGGCCGCCTGGTGTACGCTACCTGCAGCTTCCTGAACGAAGAAAACGACTTTATCGCCGAGCAATTCCTCGCGGCCCATCCGGACTTCACCCTGGTGCCGATGAGCAAAGTGCTGGCCGAACAGAAGATCGAGCTGGAAATGGGCGACTACCTGAAATTGTTGCCGCATCTGCACCAGACCGATGGCTTCTTCGCCGCCGTGTTCGAACGCAAGGTCATGCCGAAAAAAGTCTACGCCGATGAAAAGCCGGCCGACGACGTTGACGCTGAACCAGCCGAATAA
- the purN gene encoding phosphoribosylglycinamide formyltransferase produces the protein MKNIVILISGRGSNMEAVVRAAQAEQWPARIAAVISNRADAQGLVFAAEHGIATAVVANKDYASREQFDAALQAVIDGFAPDLVVLAGFMRILTPPFVEHYAGRMLNIHPSLLPLFPGMATHRQALEAGVTEHGATVHFVTAELDHGPAVASAKVPVLPGDTEESLSARVLVEEHLLYPRAIRLFIDDKLSVEHGQVRVDPQ, from the coding sequence ATGAAAAATATCGTTATCCTCATTTCCGGACGCGGCAGCAACATGGAAGCGGTCGTGCGCGCGGCGCAAGCCGAGCAATGGCCAGCCCGTATTGCCGCCGTCATCAGTAACCGGGCCGATGCCCAGGGACTGGTTTTTGCCGCGGAACACGGGATAGCGACGGCAGTCGTTGCCAACAAGGATTATGCCAGCCGCGAACAGTTCGATGCGGCGCTGCAAGCTGTGATCGACGGCTTTGCCCCCGACCTGGTCGTGCTGGCCGGTTTCATGCGCATCCTGACGCCGCCCTTCGTCGAGCATTACGCGGGGCGCATGCTCAATATCCACCCGTCGCTGCTGCCGCTGTTCCCGGGCATGGCGACGCACCGCCAGGCGCTCGAGGCAGGCGTAACGGAACACGGCGCGACCGTGCATTTCGTGACTGCCGAGCTCGATCATGGCCCGGCCGTGGCGAGCGCGAAAGTCCCCGTCTTGCCAGGCGACACAGAAGAGAGCTTATCGGCGCGCGTGCTGGTAGAGGAACATCTGCTTTACCCGCGCGCCATCCGCCTGTTCATTGACGATAAACTGTCAGTCGAGCATGGCCAGGTCCGCGTGGACCCTCAATAA
- a CDS encoding barstar family protein → MSLLLTVPPNLVQSIRAFRVTELQDEAIRLGQHFLYAHCNAGQTKQQVIGIIAEAFLFPKNLAKNFDALRLCLTDTMSKAGTQTGFLVVLEQLPNTQKFDKEAREILLDVFRDAADYWAEKKVPFRVFYSFE, encoded by the coding sequence ATGAGTTTGTTACTAACCGTGCCGCCCAACCTTGTCCAGTCCATCCGTGCCTTTCGCGTGACCGAATTACAAGACGAGGCGATCCGTCTCGGGCAGCACTTTTTATATGCGCATTGCAACGCTGGACAGACCAAACAACAAGTCATCGGCATTATTGCAGAAGCATTCCTGTTTCCGAAAAACCTGGCGAAGAATTTCGATGCCCTGCGCCTGTGCCTGACGGACACCATGTCCAAGGCCGGCACGCAAACGGGTTTCCTGGTGGTGCTCGAGCAATTGCCAAATACACAAAAATTCGACAAGGAAGCGCGCGAGATCCTGCTCGACGTGTTCCGCGACGCGGCCGACTACTGGGCCGAGAAGAAAGTCCCGTTCCGCGTCTTCTATTCGTTCGAGTAA
- a CDS encoding glycine zipper 2TM domain-containing protein, translating into MNLQAKLMMSALCIGALPLAQAADFEDFGKVVRVVPQVEQINRPRQECRTEYVQVQAPPQQRSAGGSIVGGIAGALLGSQVGGGNGRTAAAAAGAIAGAVVGDRVDNQNNYQGGMQEQAVKQCRQVDHWESRNNGYQVTYDYRGRNYTSIMSYDPGERIRLRVSIEPAQQ; encoded by the coding sequence ATGAACTTGCAAGCCAAATTGATGATGTCAGCCCTTTGTATCGGTGCATTGCCACTCGCCCAGGCCGCCGACTTTGAAGATTTCGGCAAGGTCGTGCGCGTCGTGCCGCAGGTGGAACAGATCAACCGCCCACGCCAGGAATGCCGCACGGAATACGTGCAAGTCCAGGCACCGCCGCAACAGCGCAGCGCTGGCGGCTCCATCGTCGGCGGTATCGCCGGCGCCCTGCTCGGCAGCCAGGTCGGTGGCGGCAATGGCCGCACAGCTGCGGCAGCCGCTGGCGCGATTGCCGGCGCCGTCGTCGGCGACCGTGTCGACAACCAGAACAATTACCAGGGCGGCATGCAGGAACAAGCCGTCAAGCAATGCCGTCAGGTCGACCACTGGGAATCGCGCAACAATGGCTACCAGGTCACCTACGACTACCGCGGCCGCAACTACACGAGCATCATGTCCTACGATCCGGGCGAACGCATCCGTCTGCGCGTCTCCATCGAGCCTGCTCAACAGTAA
- a CDS encoding spermidine synthase — protein sequence MLIKRKSIEQVESSRPARKPRYAPVTLSEMDGVRYLHFGTEWVQGAMRIRKPDWPELEYAQQMMAWMLWIEQPQRLAQLGLGTAALTKFCYRQFPQAQIEAIELNPSVITICASMFKLPPNDERLHVREMDALDYVNDDANHGTLDALQVDLYDATARGPVLDSAEFYSACCACLAPHGIMTVNLFGDHPSYAKNIKAMKFAFEQVICLPEVHDGNVVAIAFKTKVALDTEAQAALLERAKQIVAETKLPAKSWVKGIVSTL from the coding sequence ATGCTTATCAAACGAAAATCCATCGAACAAGTCGAATCCTCGCGCCCTGCGCGCAAGCCCCGCTATGCCCCTGTCACCCTGTCGGAAATGGATGGCGTGCGCTATCTGCATTTCGGCACGGAATGGGTGCAGGGCGCCATGCGCATCCGCAAGCCGGACTGGCCGGAGCTCGAGTACGCGCAGCAGATGATGGCGTGGATGCTGTGGATCGAACAGCCGCAGCGCCTCGCCCAGCTGGGCCTGGGCACGGCTGCGCTGACCAAGTTCTGCTACCGCCAGTTCCCACAGGCGCAGATCGAGGCCATCGAACTGAATCCGTCCGTCATCACCATCTGCGCCTCGATGTTCAAGCTGCCGCCCAACGACGAGCGCCTGCACGTGCGCGAGATGGATGCGCTCGACTACGTCAACGACGACGCCAACCACGGCACCCTGGACGCCCTGCAGGTGGACCTGTACGACGCCACGGCGCGCGGCCCCGTGCTCGACAGCGCCGAGTTCTATTCCGCCTGCTGCGCCTGCCTGGCGCCGCACGGCATCATGACGGTCAACCTGTTCGGCGACCATCCCAGCTACGCAAAGAACATCAAGGCGATGAAGTTTGCGTTTGAACAGGTGATCTGCCTGCCGGAAGTCCATGATGGGAACGTGGTGGCGATCGCTTTCAAGACGAAAGTGGCACTCGATACGGAAGCGCAAGCCGCCCTGCTCGAACGCGCCAAGCAGATCGTCGCCGAGACCAAGCTGCCCGCCAAGTCCTGGGTCAAGGGCATCGTCAGCACCCTGTAA